TTTTTCGGCCATAATGTATCCCCAAGTTAAAACGACTTGTAATGGTTGATTATTTCCAACCAGTGAGACAAGGAAAGTAAAGTTAATTTAACAGAACACAAGGCTTGATTGCGCCTGCTAAAAATTGTAAAAGATGCCACATATTAACCCGAATTTTACCCGATTGGCAATTCAGGATTTTAAATTAACAAATTAAGATAAATAATAAAGACCCAACGAGGAGATACAAGGGTGGTATTCAGCTTTTTTAAGAAAAAAAAGAAAACGTCTGAGACAGAAATCGTTTCAGAGGAAAACAGGTTTGAAGCAGAGTCAAGTTCACCGGAATCTTCTTTGCAATCAGGCATAGCGCCGGACTTAGAGTCAGATGAACCTGAGGAGGCGAAGGATTTTATTGAGGAAGAACCGGTCTTGACCGAAAAAACCGACATAGACCTGGAACCCGCTATAGATCAGACAGCAGTTAAGGAACCGGACATGAAACCTGTGCCTGTTCAGGAATTCGAACCGGCCCAGGAACCGGAAACGGAAACGGAAGAGGAGCCGGCCCAGACTGAAGAACCGGTTCTCCAAACCCAGGAACCAGTTCAAGAAAATTCTGAAATCAAAGAGGACACAGGACTGTTCTCAAAACTTAAATCCGGTCTGGCCAAAACCCGGACGGTTTTGAATACGGATATCACCGAACTGTTCTCCTCGACCAAAGCCATAGATGACGACCTGTTTGATACCCTTGAAGAGCATTTGGTCACCTCTGATCTCGGCATTGACATCACCTTGGACATGATGGAGCGAATCAAGAAAAAAAGCCGGGGACTTTCCACCGGGGATGAACTTCGCCAGGTACTCAAAGAGGAGTTGCTCACCCTTTTCCATGAGCCTGTGCCCCCTGCCCCATCCGTGCCAAAGCCCTATGTGATTATGATGGTGGGGGTGAACGGAACCGGCAAAACCACCACACTTGGCAAACTTGCCATGAAATATAAATCCGAGGGCAAAAAAGTATTGATTGCCGCGGCAGATACGTTCCGGGCCGCCGCCATTGAGCAGGTTGAAATTTGGGCCGAGCGTGCCGGGGCGGACATTGTCCGGCACAAAGAGGGGGCCGATCCGGCCGCAGTTGCCTACGATGCCGTTGAAGCAGCCATGGCCAGGGGCGTTGATGTGGTGCTCATTGACACGGCAGGCAGGCTGCACACCCAGAAAAATCTCATGGAAGAGTTAAAGAAGATCAAGCGTTCTGTGGATAAAAAAGATAAGGGGGCTCCCCACGATGTCATGATGGTCATTGACGCTACCACCGGTCAAAATGCTTTATCCCAGGCAGAAATTTTCCATCAAGCCGTGGGACTGACCCAGATGAGTGTTTCCAAACTGGACGGCACAGCAAAGGGGGGGATTGTAGCTGCGGTCTCATCCACCATGAAGCTGCCCATTGCCTACATCGGTGTGGGAGAGGCCATAGAAGATCTACAGTCGTTTGATGCACAACGATTCGTTGATGCATTGTTTGATGACTGATTACGGCCCTTCACTCTCACTCAGTATTCATTAGGGAAAATCCGCCCCAGGATTTTCCCTATTTGTTTAATTTCACCCCAACCGTTTGGGCCATATTTCAGGCTCTTGATAATCTTTTTCTTCTTTGTTATATTTTTTTAAACAAGAAAGATTCTATCCTCCTATCCTTAATTTAATACTGTAACACCCGGTCTCTCTTTTTTTATTTTAGCCTGAAAATAATGTCATCGGTCTGAAAGGAAGGTGTTATGAATACAAAGATCAAGGTTTACACCCCAAAACATTCCATTAAGATTGTTACGGCCACGTCCCTGTTTGACGGCCATGACGCAGCCATCAATATCATGAGAAGAATTCTGCAGGACTCCGGTGCCGAGGTCGTGCACATCGGGCATAATCGATCTGCCGGTGAAATCGTGAACGCAGCCATCCAGGAGGATGCCCAGGGCATCGCGGTCTCCAGTTATCAGGGCGGACATATCGAATTTTTTCAATATATAGTAGATCTCTTAAAGGAGAACGATGCATCCCATATTAAAGTCTTTGGCGGCGGGGGTGGCGTAATTCTCCCCTCTGAGATAAGGAAATTGCACGATTATGGGGTGGCCCGGATCTATTCACCGGAAGACGGCAGCAAAATGGGGCTCCAGGGCATGATCAACGACATGCTCAAAAGAATGGACCAACCGCCGGTAAATCCGGACCAACTTGATTTCAACCGTTTGAATGTCAATAATCCTGCCATGACAGCCCGGTTTATCACGGCACTGCAGGAACAGTCCGAATCTGCCGGGGATCAACTGGCTCTGACATTATCAAAGATAAACACGGCTGCCGCCGACATCAACGCCCCGGTAATCGGCCTGACCGGCACCGGCGGTGCAGGCAAATCCTCTTTTGCCGACGAGCTAATTACCCGATTCCTTCATGATTTTCCGGATATTCACATTGCAGTGATCTCCTGCGACCCGTCACGAAGAAAAACAGGAGGGGCGCTGCTGGGAGACCGGATACGCATGAATGCCATTGAAAACAACCGGGTTTATATGCGGTCCCTTGCCACCCGTCGGTCACAGACTGAGTTGCCGGAGGTCCTTCCGGACGCCGTGAATGTCGTCAAGGCAGCGGGATTTGATATCATTATTGTGGAAACCGCCGGTATCGGCCAGGGTGATTCAAGAATCGTGGATCTGGTAGATCTGTCCGTTTATATCATGACTGCGGATTTTGGGGCGCCATCACAGTTGGAAAAGATCGACATGCTGGATTATGCGGATATGGTGGTGCTTAATAAGTACGAAAAAAAGGGCAGCGAAGATGCGATTCGCGATGTTAGAAAACAGGTCCAGCGAAATCGGAAAGCCTTTGACCAGTCGCCGGACAACATGCCGGTATTCGGTACGATTGCCTCTAAATTTAATGATGACGGGATTACCGCTTTTTATCACGGTCTGCTGGATTTGATAGAGACTAAAAAACAGATTCAGTATAACTCACATCTTCCGAAAACAGGCAAAAAGGCATCTTCTTCCAAAACCATCATCATTCCCGGGGACCGAGTACGGTACCTTTCTGAAATCGCAGATGCCATCCGGGGGTACCACGAAACGACCCAAATCCAGGCAGAGGCTGTTCGAAGCCGAGAACACCTGATGTATACCCTGACAGTATTTGAAAACAAGGAAGACCTTTCGTCCCAGGATCTGCTGGCAGAACTTAAAAAAGCTGTCAGTGATATGTCTGCCGAAGTTGATCCGGAAACCGACCGGGTCATTGACGAATTCAACGACATGAAAACCCGGTATCAACAAGAAGAGATAGTCTATCAGGTACGCGGCAAAGAATTCCGGGCCCCGCTGTTTACACAATCCCTGTCCCATTCAAAGATCCCCAGGATTTCAACCCCACAGTTTGATGATCCGGCAGAACAGTATAAATGGGTCAGAAAAGAGAATTTTGCAGGTTTTTTTCCGTATACCGCCGGCGTCTTTCCTTTAAAGCGGTCGGATGAGGATCCCACCCGGATGTTTGCCGGAGAAGGGGGCCCTGAAGATACCAACAAACGGTTCAAACTTTTGTCTGCTGAATACCCGGCCAAGCGTTTGTCCACGGCGTTTGATTCAGTCACGCTGTACGGTTTTGATCCCGATATCCGGCCGGATATCTACGGTAAAATCGGTACATCCGGGGTCAGCATCTGCACCCTGGATGATGTAAAGGCGTTGTATGACGGATTTGATCTTTGTGCTCCTAATACATCTGTCTCCATGACCATCAACGGGCCGGCCCCCATGATCCTGGCCATGTTTTTAAACACCGCCATAGATCAGCAGATGGAAAAGTTTAAAAAAGAGCATGGCAGGGACCCCTCAAAAGATGAAATTGAAAAAATCCGGCAGTATGCCCTGTCAAATGTACGGGGAACGGTCCAGGCAGATATTCTCAAAGAAGACCAGGGGCAGAACACCTGCATATTTTCCATTGAATTTGCCCTTAGAATGATGGGGGATATTCAGCAGTACTTTATCGACCATCAGGTCCGCAATTTTTATTCAGTGTCCATTTCAGGCTATCATATTGCCGAGGCCGGTGCTAATCCCATCACCCAGCTGGCATTGACGCTGGCCAATGGGTTCACCTATGTGGAGTATTATTTGTCAAGGGGGATGGATATTGACGATTTTGCGTCATCCCTCTCCTTTTTCTTTTCAAATGGAATGGACCCGGAATATACCGTCATTGGCCGGGTTGCCAGGCGGATATGGGCCCTGGCCATGAAGTATAAATACAAGGCAAACGAAAAATCCCAAAAGCTGAAGTATCATATCCAGACATCAGGCCGATCCCTGCACAGCCAGGAAATTCAATTCAATGATATTAGGACCACCCTCCAGGGGCTGTGTGCCATATACGATAATTGTAACAGCTTGCACACCAATGCCTTTGACGAGGCCATCACCACCCCTTCTGCCGAGTCGGTAAGAAGAGCCCTTGCCATTCAACTGATCGTCAACCGGGAATGGGGACTTGCCAAAAATGAAAATCCGCTGCAGGGCAGTTTTATCGTGGACGAACTGACAGATCTTGTTGAGGAGGCCGTCCTGGTGGAGTTTGACCGCATCACCGAGCGGGGCGGGGTGATGGGTGCCATGGAAACAGGATATCAGCGGGGAAAAATCCAGGAAGAATCCATATATTATGAATATCTTAAACATAGCGGGAAATATCCGATCATCGGGGTCAACACATTTACTGACCCGGATGCCGACTATGAAGAGATGGCCAACCACCTGGAATTGTCCAGGTCCACAAAAGCACAGAAAGATTCCCAGCTGGATCGCTTAAAAGCGTTCAAAGAGAGGCATAAAAAAGAGGTTAAAGAGGCTGTTGGAGATTTACAGCAAACGGCCTTGGGGTCGGGGAATATGTTTGAACAGCTCATGGAGGCCGTCCGTGTCTGCAGCCTAGGAACCATGACCAACGCCTTATATGAAGTCGGAGGGAAATACAGACGGAACATGTAACCTTTATTGGTTAAGTTGAATGCGGTTTTAGAAGACAACCTCTAAAGTTCAAAAATATCCAGGGACGGTTTCTCCATATCCACATAGATCATCCGGCTATCCCTGGATTGCTTTTTTCCAAGAAGGATATTGAGAACAGCCTTCATCTGGAATGAAGCAACAAGAACCGGAGACAGAATCGGCGTACCTAAAAGCAGTTCGGCGCAACAGGCGTCTTCCTGGCCGCCATAAAGCATCTCCATGTGTCCATCCCCGGGGTGGATGACCATCACGCGCCCCCCGAATCCTGCAACAGTCCCATGAACCAGGGGTAAACGGCATTCACCGGCAATGGATGCCAGGGTCAATCTGTCACCCGGCGTATCAAGGGCATCAACAATCACCTGGACATCTGCAAACAGGGCATCCTGAGCTTGATCCGTCACCGCAATCTGATGGGCCGTAACCTGCACCGCAGGATTGATACGCCGGCAGTATTCCTGTATGACCTCTACCTTGGGTTTGCCCAGGGTATTTTGTGCAGAAAAAGCCTGGCGGTTGAGATTGGTTTCATCAAAAACGTCCGGGTCAAAGATATGTAATGCCCCGATACCCAGGCGGCAAAGGCCTTCTATGACATGGCCGCCAAGGCCGCCAGACCCGACCACAGCCACACGGGAGGCTTGCAAAGTGATTTGCTCTTCTAACGTAATGGAAGGCATGTTGCGAAGGTAACGCAGGGGCACAATCCCCTTTTCCATACTTTGC
This window of the uncultured Desulfobacter sp. genome carries:
- the ftsY gene encoding signal recognition particle-docking protein FtsY — encoded protein: MVFSFFKKKKKTSETEIVSEENRFEAESSSPESSLQSGIAPDLESDEPEEAKDFIEEEPVLTEKTDIDLEPAIDQTAVKEPDMKPVPVQEFEPAQEPETETEEEPAQTEEPVLQTQEPVQENSEIKEDTGLFSKLKSGLAKTRTVLNTDITELFSSTKAIDDDLFDTLEEHLVTSDLGIDITLDMMERIKKKSRGLSTGDELRQVLKEELLTLFHEPVPPAPSVPKPYVIMMVGVNGTGKTTTLGKLAMKYKSEGKKVLIAAADTFRAAAIEQVEIWAERAGADIVRHKEGADPAAVAYDAVEAAMARGVDVVLIDTAGRLHTQKNLMEELKKIKRSVDKKDKGAPHDVMMVIDATTGQNALSQAEIFHQAVGLTQMSVSKLDGTAKGGIVAAVSSTMKLPIAYIGVGEAIEDLQSFDAQRFVDALFDD
- the icmF gene encoding fused isobutyryl-CoA mutase/GTPase IcmF, with amino-acid sequence MNTKIKVYTPKHSIKIVTATSLFDGHDAAINIMRRILQDSGAEVVHIGHNRSAGEIVNAAIQEDAQGIAVSSYQGGHIEFFQYIVDLLKENDASHIKVFGGGGGVILPSEIRKLHDYGVARIYSPEDGSKMGLQGMINDMLKRMDQPPVNPDQLDFNRLNVNNPAMTARFITALQEQSESAGDQLALTLSKINTAAADINAPVIGLTGTGGAGKSSFADELITRFLHDFPDIHIAVISCDPSRRKTGGALLGDRIRMNAIENNRVYMRSLATRRSQTELPEVLPDAVNVVKAAGFDIIIVETAGIGQGDSRIVDLVDLSVYIMTADFGAPSQLEKIDMLDYADMVVLNKYEKKGSEDAIRDVRKQVQRNRKAFDQSPDNMPVFGTIASKFNDDGITAFYHGLLDLIETKKQIQYNSHLPKTGKKASSSKTIIIPGDRVRYLSEIADAIRGYHETTQIQAEAVRSREHLMYTLTVFENKEDLSSQDLLAELKKAVSDMSAEVDPETDRVIDEFNDMKTRYQQEEIVYQVRGKEFRAPLFTQSLSHSKIPRISTPQFDDPAEQYKWVRKENFAGFFPYTAGVFPLKRSDEDPTRMFAGEGGPEDTNKRFKLLSAEYPAKRLSTAFDSVTLYGFDPDIRPDIYGKIGTSGVSICTLDDVKALYDGFDLCAPNTSVSMTINGPAPMILAMFLNTAIDQQMEKFKKEHGRDPSKDEIEKIRQYALSNVRGTVQADILKEDQGQNTCIFSIEFALRMMGDIQQYFIDHQVRNFYSVSISGYHIAEAGANPITQLALTLANGFTYVEYYLSRGMDIDDFASSLSFFFSNGMDPEYTVIGRVARRIWALAMKYKYKANEKSQKLKYHIQTSGRSLHSQEIQFNDIRTTLQGLCAIYDNCNSLHTNAFDEAITTPSAESVRRALAIQLIVNREWGLAKNENPLQGSFIVDELTDLVEEAVLVEFDRITERGGVMGAMETGYQRGKIQEESIYYEYLKHSGKYPIIGVNTFTDPDADYEEMANHLELSRSTKAQKDSQLDRLKAFKERHKKEVKEAVGDLQQTALGSGNMFEQLMEAVRVCSLGTMTNALYEVGGKYRRNM
- a CDS encoding HesA/MoeB/ThiF family protein, giving the protein MMPANDSFESRARIEKDSQGKSRQVIGDNDLLNLADILKIPLNKVYQQSMEKGIVPLRYLRNMPSITLEEQITLQASRVAVVGSGGLGGHVIEGLCRLGIGALHIFDPDVFDETNLNRQAFSAQNTLGKPKVEVIQEYCRRINPAVQVTAHQIAVTDQAQDALFADVQVIVDALDTPGDRLTLASIAGECRLPLVHGTVAGFGGRVMVIHPGDGHMEMLYGGQEDACCAELLLGTPILSPVLVASFQMKAVLNILLGKKQSRDSRMIYVDMEKPSLDIFEL